The Thiomonas sp. FB-Cd genome includes a window with the following:
- a CDS encoding XrtA/PEP-CTERM system-associated ATPase yields MYEQFFGLSAPPFQINPDPSFYFESRGHGSAHQYLRFGAFQGEGFIVLTGDIGAGKTTLLRALLAELDPAKVVAAQIVSTQLEAGELLSAVALAFGIPCDGMSKAKLLVTLEAFLASLATTHRRALLIIDEAQNLGPAAIEELRMLSNFQFGSRALLQSFLVGQPELRDILRLPQMEQLRQRVIASCHLGPMDADETRAYIEHRLRHVGWANRPAFNDEAFETVHHWSAGVPRRINMLCSRLLLSAFLENSELIDAERVERVAAEIRGELTGAAQPSTAGGSNAPTHTTAHATITDPATPPDPRLKRESGSRKPEKSSAEATFHETLNASPPEHVSHAAYLDLQLAGDLPLTSNPPSAGPLLCVAASRAALIAISALIRAFAAREDLPPVKLVQILGPDALTDAEIVASDAADLGLPDTGFILDLQASSQAGRLAEVMATFAGLLNAHAPSAVVICDEAGVSVVCALTASQCRVPVVRIDAGFRHGERSDLRETNRVLLDNIASLLCVSEHPALTHLQSEGIPDSRMHLTGNPSIDALLQCLPRSVDPARTLRKFGASPDVLAQPKGYALVWIEQAAQEQDDPTLAERNSALHRLSSTITLVWPMRHMLGATLPRHRSRGEPAMVVLPELSYLELLGLLREAVCVLTDSGWMQDHATAIGVPCLTLAHGTERQASVQDGTNVLVGSSLRHMFQEISEILDSGGKRAHLPETWDGHAAERIAWHLSNWLFAQRDGAFRAYLEHA; encoded by the coding sequence ATGTACGAGCAGTTCTTTGGCCTCTCTGCGCCCCCATTCCAGATTAACCCCGACCCAAGCTTTTATTTCGAGAGTAGAGGCCACGGTAGCGCGCATCAGTACCTTCGCTTTGGCGCGTTCCAGGGCGAGGGTTTCATCGTTCTCACTGGAGACATCGGGGCTGGCAAAACCACTTTGTTGCGGGCGCTTCTGGCGGAGCTTGACCCAGCCAAAGTGGTGGCAGCGCAGATCGTCAGCACACAGCTTGAGGCCGGGGAACTGCTATCCGCCGTGGCCCTGGCTTTTGGCATTCCCTGCGACGGAATGAGCAAGGCTAAGCTTCTGGTCACGCTCGAGGCCTTTCTGGCATCCCTAGCGACGACCCATCGCCGCGCCCTGCTCATTATCGATGAGGCACAGAATCTGGGGCCGGCTGCGATCGAGGAATTGCGCATGCTCTCGAACTTTCAGTTCGGGAGCCGCGCGCTTCTGCAGAGCTTCTTGGTTGGCCAACCTGAGTTGCGAGATATCCTGCGCTTACCCCAAATGGAGCAGTTGCGCCAGCGCGTGATCGCAAGTTGTCACCTCGGCCCCATGGATGCCGATGAAACTCGCGCTTATATCGAACACCGTCTGCGCCACGTCGGCTGGGCGAATCGCCCCGCATTCAACGATGAGGCCTTCGAAACCGTGCACCACTGGTCGGCAGGCGTGCCGCGGCGCATTAACATGCTCTGCAGTCGCCTGTTGCTTTCTGCGTTCCTTGAAAACAGCGAGCTCATTGATGCCGAGCGCGTCGAACGTGTTGCAGCCGAAATCCGCGGCGAACTCACCGGCGCAGCGCAGCCCTCAACAGCGGGTGGTTCTAATGCGCCCACACACACGACCGCGCACGCCACGATCACTGATCCGGCCACACCGCCCGACCCGAGGCTCAAGCGCGAATCAGGCAGCCGCAAACCGGAAAAATCCTCTGCCGAGGCGACATTCCATGAAACACTGAATGCATCGCCACCTGAACACGTTTCGCATGCCGCCTATCTCGATCTTCAGCTTGCGGGCGATTTACCCCTCACCTCAAACCCACCCAGCGCAGGGCCGCTGCTATGCGTGGCTGCATCGCGCGCCGCTCTAATCGCGATAAGCGCCTTGATACGCGCCTTCGCAGCGCGCGAAGACCTGCCGCCAGTCAAACTGGTGCAAATCCTAGGTCCCGATGCGCTGACCGACGCGGAGATCGTAGCAAGCGACGCCGCTGATCTCGGCCTTCCGGACACCGGATTTATTCTCGACCTCCAAGCATCCAGCCAGGCTGGGCGCTTGGCTGAGGTCATGGCCACCTTCGCCGGCCTGCTGAACGCGCATGCCCCGAGCGCTGTGGTGATCTGCGACGAAGCTGGCGTGAGTGTCGTCTGCGCCTTGACCGCAAGCCAATGCCGCGTCCCAGTGGTGCGCATCGACGCCGGCTTCCGTCATGGCGAACGCAGCGATCTCCGCGAAACGAACCGGGTTTTGCTGGACAACATCGCGAGCCTGTTATGTGTCAGCGAGCATCCGGCGCTGACCCACCTTCAATCCGAGGGGATTCCAGACAGCCGTATGCACCTGACCGGAAATCCCTCCATCGACGCGCTGCTCCAATGTCTCCCACGTAGCGTCGATCCGGCCCGAACCCTGAGAAAATTCGGTGCCTCGCCAGACGTTTTGGCGCAGCCAAAAGGCTACGCCCTAGTCTGGATTGAACAGGCGGCGCAGGAGCAGGATGACCCCACACTGGCTGAGCGCAACTCTGCCCTGCATCGCCTCAGCAGCACTATCACCCTCGTCTGGCCCATGCGCCATATGCTAGGAGCCACGCTGCCACGACATCGCTCCCGCGGGGAGCCCGCCATGGTGGTTTTGCCCGAACTTAGCTATCTGGAACTTCTCGGCCTGCTACGGGAGGCCGTCTGCGTGCTGACCGACAGCGGTTGGATGCAGGATCACGCTACGGCGATTGGCGTTCCCTGTCTCACTCTGGCCCATGGCACGGAGCGACAGGCATCCGTACAAGATGGCACCAATGTGCTCGTGGGCTCGAGCCTGCGCCACATGTTCCAAGAAATTTCCGAAATTCTCGACAGCGGTGGAAAGCGCGCGCACCTCCCCGAGACGTGGGACGGACACGCGGCGGAACGGATCGCCTGGCACCTTTCCAACTGGCTATTTGCACAACGTGACGGCGCGTTCCGGGCCTATCTTGAACATGCCTAG
- a CDS encoding XrtA-associated tyrosine autokinase — translation MSTIEQASKRLEQLRKAGVEMPWAHDAESAALSPTHPASLAGVLQDIPTPTAPLAPAKHRIEIDLAGLEQAGYLIPGSPRSRLQDEFRGVKRPLLANVQGRKTADPVERGNLIMITSSLPGEGKTFTSINLAMSMAMEMNHSVLLVDADATRMSAARRLGLQDTRRGLIDLLLDSTLDLSDVELSTNVDKLTFLPAGTQDDRATEIFSSQAMRDFLDRMAAHQQDRIVIFDAPPLLASAEARVIAPQMGQIVLVVHAGKTHQGSVQQALSILEESGIVMTLLNQSRTPSASSPYGYYAY, via the coding sequence GTGAGCACCATCGAACAAGCCAGCAAGCGCCTCGAACAACTCCGAAAGGCCGGGGTTGAGATGCCATGGGCGCACGACGCCGAATCGGCTGCACTCAGCCCCACTCACCCCGCGTCGTTGGCCGGGGTGCTACAGGACATCCCAACCCCCACGGCGCCGCTGGCACCAGCCAAGCACCGCATCGAGATCGATCTGGCGGGTCTGGAGCAGGCTGGTTACCTCATTCCAGGCTCACCACGTTCGCGTTTGCAGGATGAGTTTCGTGGGGTCAAGCGCCCGCTATTGGCAAACGTTCAAGGAAGAAAAACCGCCGACCCCGTGGAGCGCGGCAACCTCATCATGATCACAAGCAGTCTGCCTGGTGAGGGCAAGACCTTTACATCGATCAACCTGGCGATGAGCATGGCCATGGAGATGAACCACAGCGTGCTGCTGGTTGATGCTGACGCCACACGCATGTCAGCGGCCCGCCGCCTCGGTCTGCAAGACACGCGCCGGGGCCTGATTGATCTTCTACTCGATTCCACCCTGGACCTGTCCGACGTCGAGCTTTCCACCAATGTGGACAAGCTGACGTTCCTGCCTGCAGGCACGCAAGACGACCGCGCCACCGAGATTTTCAGCAGCCAGGCCATGAGAGACTTTCTCGATCGCATGGCCGCCCACCAGCAAGATCGCATCGTCATCTTCGATGCACCGCCCCTTCTGGCCTCAGCAGAGGCGCGTGTGATAGCCCCGCAGATGGGACAGATCGTTCTGGTCGTGCATGCGGGAAAGACTCATCAAGGGTCGGTGCAACAAGCGCTATCCATCCTTGAGGAAAGCGGCATCGTCATGACTCTCCTCAATCAGTCCCGCACACCCTCAGCATCTTCGCCCTATGGGTATTACGCATACTGA
- a CDS encoding XrtA system polysaccharide chain length determinant codes for MNDLLRPLFNLFPAMWEKRWWGLAVAWGFALLGAVGVATYKERYMASATVYVDVQSTLRPLLEGLTVQPNISEQVNMLARTLLSRPNINTIINENHLLTPGADALKRERLIQQLTKAIELKINGRDNLYSVSFTSNNPNQTLGVVRSVLRLFVTKGIDSNRKDSDQAVQFIDSQLAIYDSKLRDAENKLKQFKTANPGYSGQATTDYYTRQAQLQDQLTLLQGQLSSAASSRDALRRQLADVKPTLAPQLLPGTNIVVGGQTPDIDMRIAAQRKRLDDLLQRYTDAYPDVIATRQTLARLEREKQQQAKEAPPAAPSISSQYSEATNPVYQQLRISLAQADANVAALQSQMGDVQARLAQLRTQATQMPKLDEQYSQLNRDYNVLNDNYQKLVQRREAALLSRNQDDSRKLDYFRIVDPPRLAPTALFPRRTFLIALVLLLAIALGMLTTYLLVLLVPTYRNARQLRETTDRPVLGSITLVPTRLFLAQDRRNQHLFMLGSGLLVVVFVSWTIVNMLHLIP; via the coding sequence ATGAACGACCTGCTTCGCCCGCTGTTCAATCTTTTTCCCGCCATGTGGGAGAAGCGCTGGTGGGGGCTTGCTGTGGCATGGGGCTTTGCGCTTCTCGGCGCGGTCGGCGTTGCAACCTACAAAGAACGCTACATGGCATCGGCCACGGTTTATGTTGACGTCCAGAGCACGCTGCGCCCCTTGCTCGAAGGCCTGACTGTCCAGCCAAACATCAGCGAACAAGTCAACATGCTCGCGCGCACCTTGTTGTCGCGTCCCAACATCAACACCATCATCAATGAAAACCACCTCCTCACCCCAGGAGCGGATGCGCTCAAACGCGAGCGACTCATCCAACAACTGACCAAGGCCATCGAGCTCAAGATCAACGGACGCGATAACCTCTACTCCGTCAGTTTCACCAGCAACAACCCCAATCAAACCCTAGGCGTGGTGCGCAGCGTTCTCCGCCTGTTCGTTACCAAAGGCATCGACAGCAACCGCAAGGATTCTGACCAAGCCGTGCAGTTTATCGACAGCCAGCTTGCCATCTACGACAGCAAGTTGCGTGATGCCGAAAACAAACTCAAACAGTTCAAGACCGCCAACCCGGGGTACTCCGGCCAAGCAACGACTGACTATTACACCAGGCAAGCGCAACTGCAAGACCAACTCACCTTGCTGCAAGGCCAACTGAGCTCAGCGGCAAGTTCGCGCGACGCCCTCCGCCGCCAGCTTGCTGACGTCAAGCCTACCCTGGCGCCACAGTTGCTGCCCGGCACCAACATCGTCGTTGGTGGCCAGACGCCCGACATCGACATGCGCATCGCCGCTCAGCGCAAGCGCCTGGACGATCTGCTACAGCGCTACACAGACGCCTACCCAGACGTGATCGCGACTCGCCAGACCCTAGCTCGTCTAGAGCGGGAAAAGCAACAGCAGGCGAAGGAAGCCCCACCGGCAGCGCCGAGCATCTCGTCGCAGTATTCTGAGGCCACCAATCCCGTTTATCAGCAGTTACGAATCAGCTTGGCGCAAGCCGATGCAAACGTGGCGGCGCTGCAGTCGCAAATGGGGGACGTACAGGCGCGTTTGGCGCAGCTTCGCACTCAGGCCACACAGATGCCAAAGCTCGATGAGCAATACAGTCAACTCAACCGCGATTACAACGTGCTCAATGATAATTACCAGAAGCTCGTCCAGCGCCGGGAAGCCGCACTGCTGTCGCGCAACCAAGACGACAGCCGCAAGCTTGACTATTTCCGTATCGTGGACCCACCTCGACTAGCCCCCACCGCGCTATTCCCGCGACGCACCTTCCTGATCGCTCTCGTACTGTTGCTGGCCATAGCACTTGGCATGCTCACAACCTACCTGCTTGTGCTGTTGGTGCCCACTTACCGCAATGCCAGGCAATTGCGTGAAACCACCGACCGACCCGTTCTTGGCTCGATTACCCTCGTTCCCACACGTTTGTTCCTTGCACAGGATCGGCGCAACCAGCATTTGTTCATGCTCGGCTCTGGATTGTTGGTCGTTGTGTTCGTGAGTTGGACGATTGTCAACATGCTTCACCTGATCCCTTGA